ACTATTGTTCCTTTTGATGCTTGAATACACCTCATGGCTTTCTTATCTTTAGGTAAGGATTTTGGTTGTGTCTCGTATTGTTGATTAAACCAAAAATTACCTTTGGTCAGCTTCCGAACATAGAATAAATGGGGTGCAATGACTTGCTTTTGATCAGCATGGATCGCTGCTTTTAATTCATCCAGCTCCATATTAAAAATAAAGTATTCACCCTGTTGCATGGAAAGACGGTACCTCCAATTCAGCTCCTGGGGTAATTTTTGCAATACTGACTGACTAATATCTTCTCTCAGGCCAATCTGATCCCATAGCTGTTCAATATCCTCAATAACCACTGGCAAGCCTTCTGTTTTGCGATTCACTGCATTCCAAAAAGTAACCACATGCTCATGCAGTGCCCCTTGTTGATCTTCATAAATGGCAATTTGATGGTTGTTCTTTGGTGACACATATTGCGTTATCTTATTACCATGAGGGCGATCATCCGTAATGATGGCTTCTACCTCTTTTAAACCTGTAAAACACCGAATCGATTTTACAGGAATCTTAGAGGCTTCACTTTGATAAATGGGCCGTTCAGTAAAGGTATTTTTAGCTTTTTCAAAACTACCTTCTGCCTCAATTCGCCTCTCTATTGCAGTCCTGATAGTGTCATCAACAATTTTGGGTATTTGAGCGGCCGTTAATTCAGCCAATGCTCTACGGATCACATAATCCTCCTTCCACTCATAAACTTCCACAGTAAGCAATGGCTGATTATTTTGCGCATCAATATAGATGGGATTTAGGATATATTGTTTAAAAGCCTTCTTTGGATTATCTTCAAAAGAGGCCAATCGATCCAATACTTTTTTCTTGAGAAAAGAATTCGTAATGGTTTGTGCGATATCCTTTGTCAGGCTGGTATTGACTTTGATCTCATTTTTGATCCTATATCTCTTTTTCCCATAGCATGTATCTTGACTCAATGCACCTCTTGGTACAATAATATCCTTCTGAACCGTCTTTCCCTTTACTTTACGTTTAGAGGTCGTGGCCACCCGCTTACCCGCCTTCCTGCTGATTAAAATACTATTCAGTGCTTCAGCAATTTGTTTCGGTCGGAAAGGTCGCAACGATTGAACATATTTTTCTATCAGAATCTTTTTCCTCTTGGGGCTTGTTGCCCTACGCTGCTGTTGACTAACCCATTCCATCATTTCCTCCCGTGTAGATTGTTGAGCATAAGTATTCAGGCGTTGAATTAAACTGTGAGAGGTGCAAGCGATCACTATTGCATCCAGGGCATGGTGTCGATGATCATCCCGCTTGCTCCAGCCGATGATTTCTTCTCTTTCATGTTGTTGCCCATTGTGTTGATAGGGAACCATCTCTGTTTGATCTGCGGTTCTGTATTTTTCAAGGTTAATTTGCTTTAGTACCTCCTCATAGCCCCAATGTCGGCGCAAAAATGCGGTAACGGTACCACTTGTACTATGAACATGATGACAAACCTGGTTCAAGATCCTTTTGGCTTCCTTGGCAATGTATTGACTTTCCCTCAGTTGTCGGTTGATGAAATCCTGGGGTATTTGGTCCGCTTTGCATAATAATCGAGCCATTTTGGTCCGGCTTATTTTTTTTCGGTGTTTACCGATAAAAGCCAAATACGCTTCCAAAGCATGAGCTCCTTTGGTCGCCATATAATCATAAGCGGTCAATTTATTTTTTGCTCCCTGCCCACTGTTCAAATGGTAAGGACAAAGGGTTTTATTGGCAAAACTATCGTCAAAGAAGACTGATTTTGGAATGATATGCTCCACTTCATAAGTTGCTGTTGGCCCAAAAACCTCTGAAAAGCCGATCTTTTTACCAGGCTCATAAGGCGACTCATAATCAAACTCCTTCCATAGTTGATAGCGCATAATATTTTTGTTTGAAGCCTTGATATTAGCCTTCTGGAGCTCTTTTGCTATTGTTTTTCGCTTAGCCTCACGACTTGTTTGTGTCTTAAAGGTTTTGTTTCGTTCTTCTTTGCTTTGCTTCAACGCTCGCCCCAACTCAATGCAGATTTCATCTGGTCGTCCATATCTTGGATCTTCCAAGAAAGCATTAAGCTGATGGATCAACTGATTTAATACTTTCTCAACGATGGGTTGCCGCAATGCACCTTTGGGGATCAGCTCCAAGTGATCCACTAATTCCTTCTTTTCTATTTCTTCCTTAGAAAGACTTTCGGAATGTCGATATCCCGCTTGGATACATGCCTCAGTATAATCAGCACCGCTTTGCAAGTAGGGCAATATTTTACGGATAAAACGAATACTTTTATTGCCAAAACCTTGAGTGGAAAAGTCAATTCGAGCAAGTGCCTCTGCCTCCTGTTCTGTTAGGGGGAACTCTTTTAGTAATTTGGATTTAGCTTGATCTTCTGGTAGTGAATAAACAATATGCCAAAGCCTGTATAAAGCACTGTGCTCAAAATCATCTGAAATGATTTCGGTCTGCCTACCTGTTTGTTTATTGACAAATGGTTCCCCTGTTTTTTTAATAACCCGAGTGCGAACTGTTAACTTCATCGCAAGCAGCTCCTCTACTTTAGCATTGCCTTTTAAGATGTCTTTAAGTTTGGCATAGGTCAAATTGCCTTGGAGTCCCTTTGTTTCTATGTTTTTATTCGTGTACCACCCATCATCAGGATCAATATTCAATAAATTGAAAAGCTCCTTTTGACTCAGGTGGTCGGCCTGGTTTAAGGCATTAAATAGCTGGGTCTTTTGTACCAAAGACATTTTCTTTCGTTTCCCATTACTATTCTTAATACGGATATTATGAATACTTTCCCAAATCTTTTCAATCTGGAATAAGGGGTTACTTTTAGCGGCTACTTTTGGACCAATAAGTCTTCCGTTCTTTAGTTTTCCCTCAAATTCACAAACACTTACCAATCTTTTTTGAGATTTAAGATCGCGTTGGTAGTAAATCGTTTCCTTCTTGATTTTCTTATAATTGGCTTTGGTGAAAACGTGAGGATAATAGGCTTTCTGTGTGTTCCATATCTGATCAAACTCTTCCTCATAAGCTGCTCTTGGAAACACCTTATTCTTTACTCTGTAATGTGGGTTCTCTTTTAATTTCTGATGAAAATATTGACCTACTGTAATCTTCTGCCGATGGATTTCTGCATAGCGATTTTCTAATCCTTCGAGGTAATCACTCTTTTTACTTTCCTCGTCCTGAACCCTTTTTTTGCTGGCGTATCCTCTCCTTTGGTTGAGCTGTAAAAATATCCGACCGATCTCCTCCAAAGAGATTTGTGTCGTTACCGCTTTGTGCCGAAGTTCCCATAGCTTATTCTTTTCTATATTTAAGATTAAGTCCTCCGAGGGATACATCGATAAAGCTTGAAGGATAGCTTTTAGATGACTGCGACGTTGTTGATAACGGTCTAAATTTCGCCTTGCCTGACGCTTGATCGTTCGCTGCTGGTTTTTAGTGAACGTTTGTCCTTTGGTGAAACCTTCAGCTTCTTCGGCATTCAGTGGAATAATCCTAACGCCTGTTCCAATGATTTCGAAGGTACCATCATCATCTGAGACAACATAAGCCCATCCCAGTGAGGCGGGACCAAGGTCTAATCCGAGTATTCGTTTTGACATCATTGACAGCGGTTGAGTGGTGAATTTATAGGTTAAAAAACATGAATTTTTGGATCGAATTTTCGATATTATATACCGAAGCAATTCACAATAAGGAGTATTCCGTTGTGAAAACATCTACGGTAGTGTCATTACTTTAAAAGTATTGGCATTGCCGTTTTTTTATGTTTATCGTATTGGCGAACGCTCTGATTAGGCTAAAAAAAAGAGGTGCCACAAATATGCAACACCTCTACAATTGATCTTTTTAATCAGATATGACAATATCCTGAACAAGAGCTTCCAGTCTGTTTTTGACTAAAATATTAAACTTGATACAGTAAGTATTGTAAGGAATAGACAACCAAGAACTTTCCTTGTTACTTATCTCTTTCAACAGTCCACTGCTTGCCTGAAACCCAAAGCCATCTATTGGAGCATCTTGTGATTTCAACGCTTTAACTCTTGAAGTGTAATCAGAGGTCTCTTTGAAGCCTTTGGGGGTTTGTTCATAGAAATTACCAGCAAAGGTATTGGCTAAAAAG
This genomic window from Persicobacter psychrovividus contains:
- the cas9 gene encoding type II CRISPR RNA-guided endonuclease Cas9 (Cas9, originally named Csn1, is the large, multifunctional signature protein of type II CRISPR/Cas systems. It is well known even to general audiences because its RNA-guided endonuclease activity has made it a popular tool for custom editing of eukaryotic genomes.), giving the protein MMSKRILGLDLGPASLGWAYVVSDDDGTFEIIGTGVRIIPLNAEEAEGFTKGQTFTKNQQRTIKRQARRNLDRYQQRRSHLKAILQALSMYPSEDLILNIEKNKLWELRHKAVTTQISLEEIGRIFLQLNQRRGYASKKRVQDEESKKSDYLEGLENRYAEIHRQKITVGQYFHQKLKENPHYRVKNKVFPRAAYEEEFDQIWNTQKAYYPHVFTKANYKKIKKETIYYQRDLKSQKRLVSVCEFEGKLKNGRLIGPKVAAKSNPLFQIEKIWESIHNIRIKNSNGKRKKMSLVQKTQLFNALNQADHLSQKELFNLLNIDPDDGWYTNKNIETKGLQGNLTYAKLKDILKGNAKVEELLAMKLTVRTRVIKKTGEPFVNKQTGRQTEIISDDFEHSALYRLWHIVYSLPEDQAKSKLLKEFPLTEQEAEALARIDFSTQGFGNKSIRFIRKILPYLQSGADYTEACIQAGYRHSESLSKEEIEKKELVDHLELIPKGALRQPIVEKVLNQLIHQLNAFLEDPRYGRPDEICIELGRALKQSKEERNKTFKTQTSREAKRKTIAKELQKANIKASNKNIMRYQLWKEFDYESPYEPGKKIGFSEVFGPTATYEVEHIIPKSVFFDDSFANKTLCPYHLNSGQGAKNKLTAYDYMATKGAHALEAYLAFIGKHRKKISRTKMARLLCKADQIPQDFINRQLRESQYIAKEAKRILNQVCHHVHSTSGTVTAFLRRHWGYEEVLKQINLEKYRTADQTEMVPYQHNGQQHEREEIIGWSKRDDHRHHALDAIVIACTSHSLIQRLNTYAQQSTREEMMEWVSQQQRRATSPKRKKILIEKYVQSLRPFRPKQIAEALNSILISRKAGKRVATTSKRKVKGKTVQKDIIVPRGALSQDTCYGKKRYRIKNEIKVNTSLTKDIAQTITNSFLKKKVLDRLASFEDNPKKAFKQYILNPIYIDAQNNQPLLTVEVYEWKEDYVIRRALAELTAAQIPKIVDDTIRTAIERRIEAEGSFEKAKNTFTERPIYQSEASKIPVKSIRCFTGLKEVEAIITDDRPHGNKITQYVSPKNNHQIAIYEDQQGALHEHVVTFWNAVNRKTEGLPVVIEDIEQLWDQIGLREDISQSVLQKLPQELNWRYRLSMQQGEYFIFNMELDELKAAIHADQKQVIAPHLFYVRKLTKGNFWFNQQYETQPKSLPKDKKAMRCIQASKGTIVNAIKVRISRLGEIEII